In the genome of Pseudoliparis swirei isolate HS2019 ecotype Mariana Trench chromosome 3, NWPU_hadal_v1, whole genome shotgun sequence, one region contains:
- the acaca gene encoding acetyl-CoA carboxylase 1 isoform X6: MAQQDGAAKKSPAVAALHSHFTVGSVSEENSEDENLGKPGLQLEERETRSSSPSSDSSSNFEIGLDRTDGPTHNLRPSMSGLHLVKQGRDRRRIDLQRDFTVASPAEFVTRFGGNKVIEKVLIANNGIAAVKCMRSIRRWAYEMFRNERAIRFVVMVTPEDLKANAEYIKMADHYVPVPGGTNNNNYANVELILDIAKRIPVQAVWAGWGHASENPKLPDLLHKNGIAFMGPPSQAMWALGDKIASSIVAQTAGIPTLPWSGSGLTVEWTESNQKKKTINVPADVFELGCIQDVEDGLKAAEKVGYPIMVKASEGGGGKGIRKVNCADDFPNLFRQVQAEVPGSPIFVMQLAKHARHLEVQILADEYGNAISLFGRDCSVQRRHQKIIEEAPATIAPSDVFEDMERCAVKLAKMVGYVSAGTVEYLYSQDGSFYFLELNPRLQVEHPCTEMVADVNLPAAQLQIAMGIPLQRIKDIRMLYGVQPWGDSHIDFEGLSTAPSPRGHVIAARITSENPDEGFKPSSGTVQELNFRSNKNVWGYFSVAAAGGLHEFADSQFGHCFSWGENREEAISNMVVALKELSIRGDFRTTVEYLIKLLETESFQHNTIDTGWLDRLISEKMQAERPDTMLGIVSGALHVADVNLRNSVSNFLHSLERGQVLPAHTLLNTVDVELIYEGTKYVLTVTRQCPNSYVVIMNHSAVEVDVHRLSDGGLLLSYDGSSYTTYMKEEVDRYRITIGNKTCVFERENDPSLLRSPSAGKLIQYMVEDGGHVFSGQCYAEIEVMKMVMTLTALESGCIHYVKRVGAALVPGCVISKLQLDDPSRVQQAVLHTGPLPIIQAVALRGEKLHRVFHNTLDYLIHIMNGYCLPEPFFSNKLKDWVERLMKNMRDPSLPLLELQDIMTSVSGRIPPAVEKSIKKEMAQYASNITSVLCQFPSQQIANILDSHAATLNKKSEREVFFMNTQSIVQLVQKYRSGIRGHMKAVVMDLLRQYLKVEIQFQNGHYDKCVFALREENKSDMANVLNYIFSHAQVTKKNLLVTMLIDQLCGRDPTLTDELMTILTELTQLSKTTNAKVALRARQVLIASHLPSYELRHNQVESIFLSAIDMYGHQFCIENLQNLILSETSIFDVLPNFFYHSNQVVRMAALEVYVRRAYIAYELNSVQHRQLRDNTCIVEFQFMLPTSHPNRGNIPTLNRMSFSSNLNHYGMLHIASVSDVLLDSSFTPPCQRMGAMVAFRSFEEFNKNIYDVLSCFSDSPPPSPTFPEGGNPVLYGEEETKSVPEEPIHILNVAIKTDSDIDDDGLAAIFREFTHTKKSMLFEHGIRRLTFLVAQEDFRKQVNCEVDQRFHREFPKFFTFRARDKFEEDRIYRHLEPALAFQLELNRMRNFALTAIPCANHKMHLYLGAARVEVGTEVTDYRFFVRAIIRHSDLVTKEASFEYLHNEAERLLLEAMDELEVAFNNTTVRTDCNHIFLNFVPTVIMDPSKIEESVRSMVMRYGSRLWKLRVLQAELKINIRLTPTGKQIPIRLFLTNESGYYLDISLYKEVTNSRTGQVGPQDRQIMFRAYGDKQGPLHGMLINTPYVTKDLLQSKRFQAQTLGTTYVYDFPEMFRQALKKLWHSFQTFAHLPKCPLPSELLTFTELVLDAQGQLLQMNRLPGGNEIGMVAWRMTLRTPEYPAGREIIVISNDITHKIGSFGPQEDILFLRASEMARKSRIPRIYIAANSGARIGLAEEIRHMFHVAWQDIADPYKGFKYLYLTPQDYKKVSALNSVHCEHVEDEGESRYKITDIIGKDDGLGVENLKGSGMIAGESSLAYDEIITMNLVTCRAIGIGAYLVRLGQRTIQVDNSHIILTGASALNKVLGREVYTSNNQLGGIQIMHNNGVTHTSVCDDFEGVFALLAWLSYMPKCKSSPVPILCAKDPVDRLVDFLPTKTPYDPRWMLAGRPSQSPKGSWQSGFFDQGSFMEIMQPWAQSVVVGRARLGGIPTGVVAVETRSMELSIPADPANLDSDAKTIQQAGQVWFPDSAFKTAQAIKDLNREGLPLMVFSNWRGFSGGMKDMYDQVLKFGAYIVDGLRAYKQPVLVYIPPHAELRGGSWVVIDPTINPRHMEMYADRNSRGGVLEPEGTVEIKFRRKDLIKTMRRVDPVYTSLAERLGTPELSPSDCEELESKLKEREEFLLPIYHQVAVQFADLHDTPGRMQEKGVITDILDWQTSRRFFYWRLRRLLLEDTVMGKIQAANTDLTDGQIQAMLRRWFVEAEGTVKAYLWDNNEEVVAWLEKQIADEEGARSVVDENIKYIRRDHILKQIRSLVQANPEVAMDSIVHMTQHISPTQRAEVVRILSTMETPASS; encoded by the exons ATGGCTCAGCAGGACGGCGCTGCCAAGAAGAGCCCTGCGGTGGCGGCGTTGCACTCGCACTTCACTGTGGGATCGGTATCGGAGGAGAACTCGGAGGATGAGAACCTCGGGAAGCCtggcctgcagctggaggagagggagacccGCTCCTCGTCGCCGTCCTCTGACAGCTCAAGCAACTTTGAAATAGGATTGGACCGCACTGATGGCCCCACGCACAATCTAAG GCCAAGCATGTCAGGGCTGCACCTAGTGAAGCAAGGCAGAGATCGCCGGCGTATTGATCTTCAAAGAGATTTTACCGTGGCCTCTCCCGCGGAATTTGTCACCCGCTTTGGTGGCAACAAGGTCATCGAGAAG GTGCTTATTGCCAACAATGGCATTGCGGCGGTCAAATGCATGCGCTCCATCCGCCGCTGGGCCTATGAGATGTTTCGCAATGAAAGGGCAATCCGCTTTGTCGTAATGGTGACCCCGGAGGACCTTAAGGCCAATGCAG AATACATCAAAATGGCAGATCATTACGTACCTGTGCCAGGAGGGACGAATAATAACAACTATGCCAATGTTGAGCTCATTCTGGACATTGCAAAACGCATACCTGTTCAG GCGGTGTGGGCTGGATGGGGTCATGCCTCAGAGAACCCCAAACTCCCAGATCTGCTTCACAAGAATGGCATTGCTTTCATGG GTCCCCCGAGTCAGGCTATGTGGGCTCTGGGAGACAAGATTGCCTCGTCCATCGTGGCTCAGACAGCTGGCATTCCTACCCTGCCCTGGAGCGGTTCAG GCCTCACAGTGGAATGGACAGAGAGCAACCAAAAGAAGAAAACCATCAATGTTCCAGCTGACGTGTTTGAGCTCGGCTGCATCCAGGATGTGGAGGATGGCCTCAAA GCTGCAGAGAAAGTCGGTTACCCCATCATGGTGAAGGCTTCAGAAGGAGGCGGAGGCAAAGGCATCCGTAAAGTCAACTGTGCTGACGATTTCCCAAATCTCTTCAGACAG GTCCAGGCAGAAGTTCCAGGTTCACCTATTTTCGTCATGCAGCTAGCCAAACACGCCCGCCACCTCGAGGTCCAGATCTTGGCCGATGAATATGGCAATGCAATTTCACTATTTGGGAGAGATTGCTCTGTGCAGCGACGGCACCAGAAAATTATAGAGGAGGCTCCTGCCACCATCGCCCCCTCTGACGTGTTTGAGGATATGGAAAGG TGTGCAGTGAAGCTGGCTAAGATGGTTGGGTACGTCAGTGCAGGTACGGTTGAGTACCTCTACAGCCAGGATGGCAGCTTCTACTTCCTGGAGCTCAACCCTCGTCTGCAGGTGGAACACCCCTGCACCGAGATGGTGGCCGACGTCAACTTGCCTGCTGCCCAGCTGCAG ATTGCAATGGGTATACCTCTTCAGAGGATAAAAGACATCAGGATGCTGTATGGGGTCCAGCCGTGGGGAGATTCTCACATTGACTTCGAGGGCCTGTCGacagccccctccccccgggGCCATGTCATCGCAGCACGCATCACCAGCGAAAACCCTGATGAG GGTTTTAAGCCAAGCTCCGGCACAGTGCAAGAGCTGAATTTCCGCAGCAATAAGAACGTGTGGGGCTACTTCAGCGTGGCAGCGGCCGGGGGGCTGCACGAGTTTGCAGACTCTCAGTTTGGACACTGTTTCTCTTGGGGAGAGAATCGGGAAGAAGCCATCTC CAACATGGTGGTGGCTCTGAAGGAGTtgtccatcagaggagacttcagGACCACAGTGGAATACCTAATCAAGCTCCTGGAGACTGAAAGCTTTCAGCACAACACCATTGACACCGGCTGGCTGGACAGGCTTATCTCAGAGAAGATGCAG GCGGAGCGTCCCGATACCATGCTGGGAATTGTGAGCGGTGCTCTTCATGTGGCCGATGTCAATCTAAGGAACAGCGTGTCCAACTTTCTGCATTCTCTGGAAAG GGGCCAGGTGCTgccagcacacacacttctcaacACGGTGGACGTGGAGCTGATCTATGAAGGTACTAAGTACGTCCTGACGGTGACCCGCCAGTGTCCCAACTCCTACGTGGTCATCATGAACCACTCCGCCGTTGAGGTGGATGTCCATCGGCTCAGTGACGGAGGGCTTTTGCTGTCTTATGATGGAAGCAGTTACACCACCTacatgaaggaggaggtggacag GTATCGCATCACGATTGGAAACAAGACGTGTGTTTTTGAAAGAGAGAATGATCCTTCGCTGCTGCGATCTCCTTCAGCTGGAAAGCTCATCCAGTACATGGTCGAGGATGGCGGGCACGTGTTTTCTGGCCAGTGCTATGCCGAGATAGAG GTGATGAAGATGGTGATGACCCTCACCGCTTTGGAGTCTGGTTGTATTCACTACGTGAAGAGGGTTGGAGCAGCACTGGTGCCTGGCTGTGTCATTTCCAAGCTTCAACTGGATGACCCCAGCCGAGTGCAGCAG GCCGTGCTGCACACGGGGCCCCTACCTATTATCCAGGCAGTGGCACTGAGAGGGGAGAAGCTACACAGAGTCTTCCACAACACGCTGGATTATCTTATTCACATTATGAACGGCTACTGTCTCCCTGAGCCTTTTTTCAGCAATAAG TTGAAAGACTGGGTGGAGAGGTTGATGAAAAACATGCGCGATCCCTCTCTGCCACTGTTGGAGCTTCAAGACATCATGACCAGTGTGTCAGGTCGCATCCCCCCTGCTGTGGAGAAGTCCATCAAGAAGGAGATGGCGCAGTACGCCAGCAACATCACCTCCGTGCTCTGCCAGTTCCCGAGCCAGCAG ATTGCAAACATCCTGGACAGCCATGCTGCTACTCTGAACAAGAAGTCTGAGAGAGAAGTCTTCTTCATGAACACACAAAGCATCGTTCAGCTGGTGCAGAA GTATCGCAGCGgcatcagaggtcacatgaaggCCGTGGTGATGGACTTGCTCAGACAGTACCTTAAGGTAGAGATCCAGTTTCAGAATG GACACTATGACAAGTGTGTGTTCGCGCTGCGTGAGGAAAACAAGAGCGACATGGCAAACGTGCTCAACTACATTTTCTCCCATGCGCAAGTCACCAAGAAGAACCTGCTGGTTACCATGCTCATT GATCAGCTGTGTGGCCGTGATCCCACGCTGACGGATGAACTGATGACCATCTTGACTGAGCTCACCCAGCTCAGCAAGACGACCAACGCCAAGGTGGCACTGCGAGCCCGGCAG GTGTTGATCGCTTCCCACCTCCCCTCGTATGAGTTACGACACAACCAGGTGGAGtccatcttcctctctgccaTTGATATGTATGGGCACCAATTCTGCATCGAGAACCTGCAG aatcTGATCCTTTCAGAAACGTCCATCTTTGACGTTCTGCCCAACTTCTTCTACCACAGTAATCAGGTCGTCAGGATGGCTGCCCTTGAG GTATACGTTCGCAGAGCATACATCGCCTATGAGCTCAACAGCGTCCAGCATCGCCAACTGAGGGACAACACGTGTATCGTAGAGTTCCAGTTCATGCTTCCCACCTCGCACCCCAACAG AGGGAACATCCCCACTCTAAACAG GATGTCATTCTCCTCCAACCTGAACCACTACGGCATGTTGCACATCGCCAGCGTCAGCGACGTTCTGCTTGACTCGTCCTTCACGCCACCTTGCCAGCGAATGGGAGCCATGGTCGCTTTCCGCTCATTCGAGGAGTTCAACAA GAACATTTACGACGTTCTGAGCTGCTTCTCTGACTCTCCTCCGCCAAGTCCAACCTTTCCAGAAGGAGGCAATCCTGTCCTCTACGGGGAAGAGGAGACCAAG AGCGTCCCGGAAGAGCCCATCCATATCCTGAATGTGGCCATAAAGACGGACAGCGACATTGATGACGACGGCCTGGCAGCCATATTCAGGGAGTTCACTCACACAAAG AAATCTATGCTGTTTGAACACGGCATCCGTCGGCTGACTTTCCTTGTGGCCCAGGAG GATTTCAGGAAGCAAGTCAACTGTGAGGTGGACCAAAGGTTTCAT AGGGAATTCCCAAAGTTTTTCACATTCCGTGCCAGAGACAAG TTTGAGGAGGACAGGATCTACCGCCATTTGGAGCCGGCACTGGCGTTCCAGTTGGAGCTAAACCGCATGCGCAATTTTGCCCTCACTGCCATTCCGTGTGCCAACCACAAGATGCACTTGTACCTGGGTGCTGCCCGTGTGGAGGTGGGCACAGAGGTCACGGACTACCGGTTCTTTGTGCGAGCCATCATCCGCCACTCCGATCTGGTCACAAAG GAGGCCTCGTTCGAATACCTTCACAATGAGGCAGAGCGTCTGCTGCTGGAGGCCATGGATGAGCTGGAGGTGGCTTTCAACAACACAACTGTACGAACTGACTGCAACCATATCTTCCTCAATTTTGTCCCAACAGTCATCATGGACCCATCTAAG ATTGAGGAGTCTGTGCGCTCCATGGTGATGCGTTACGGCAGCCGTCTGTGGAAGCTGCGAGTCCTGCAGGCTGAACTGAAAATTAACATCCGCCTGACACCAACTGGAAAGCAAATCCCCATCCGACTCTTCCTCACCAATGAATCTGGGTACTACCTGGACATCAGCCTGTACAAGGAGGTCACTAATTCCCGAACGGGACAGGTGGGGCCCCAAGACCGACAG ATCATGTTCCGAGCATATGGAGACAAGCAAGGGCCGCTGCATGGCATGCTCATCAACACCCCCTATGTGACCAAGGACCTGCTGCAGTCTAAGCGCTTCCAGGCGCAGACTCTGGGCACCACCTATGTCTATGACTTTCCAGAAATGTTCAGACAG GCTCTGAAAAAGCTGTGGCACTCTTTCCAGACCTTCGCCCACTTACCCAAATGCCCCCTTCCCTCTGAGCTACTCACCTTCACAGAGCTGGTTCTCGATGCCCAAGGTCAGCTGCTGCAGATGAACAGACTGCCGGGGGGCAACGAG ATTGGCATGGTGGCGTGGCGGATGACCCTGCGCACGCCAGAATATCCAGCGGGACGTGAGATCATCGTCATAAGTAACGACATCACGCACAAGATCGGCTCATTTGGGCCCCAGGAGGACATATTGTTCCTGCGGGCTTCAGAGATGGCACGGAAGAGCCGCATCCCGCGGATCTACATCGCAGCCAACAGTGGCGCTCGCATCGGGCTGGCGGAGGAAATCAGACACATGTTCCACGTGGCCTGGCAGGATATAGCTGATCCTTATAAG GGATTCAAGTATCTCTACCTCACACCTCAGGATTACAAGAAGGTTTCAGCCCTGAACTCTGTGCATTGTGAACATGTGGAGGATGAGGGAGAATCCAG GTACAAGATCACTGACATCATTGGAAAAGATGATGGGCTGGGTGTGGAGAATCTGAAAGGGTCAGGAATGATTGCTGGAGAATCCTCTCTGGCTTATGACGAGATCATCACCATGAACCTG GTCACGTGCAGAGCCATAGGGATTGGGGCATATCTGGTGAGGCTTGGACAGAGAACCATCCAAGTGGACAACTCTCACATTATCCTTACTGGAGCGTCTGCACTTAACAAG GTGCTGGGCAGGGAAGTGTACACATCGAACAACCAACTTGGCGGCATTCAAATAATGCACAACAACGGTGTGACCCACACTAGTGTTTGTGATGACTTTGAGGGAGTCTTCGCGCTTCTGGCGTGGCTATCCTACATGCCCAAG TGTAAATCTAGTCCAGTGCCAATCCTCTGCGCCAAGGATCCCGTGGATCGTCTGGTGGATTTTCTGCCTACAAAGACTCCGTATGACCCTCGCTGGATGCTAGCAGGACGTCCCAGCCAGT CTCCAAAGGGTTCCTGGCAGAGTGGCTTTTTTGACCAGGGCTCCTTCATGGAGATCATGCAGCCATGGGCTCAGAGTGTGGTGGTAGGCCGAGCCCG ACTGGGTGGGATACCTACTGGGGTGGTCGCCGTGGAAACCAGGTCAATGGAGCTGTCGATCCCAGCCGATCCAGCTAATTTGGACTCTGATGCAAAG ACCATCCAGCAGGCCGGACAGGTTTGGTTCCCAGACTCTGCCTTTAAAACCGCCCAGGCCATTAAGGACCTAAACAGAGAGGGTCTACCTCTCATGGTGTTTTCCAACTGGAGGGGCTTCTCTGGAGGAATGAAAG ATATGTACGACCAGGTGCTGAAGTTTGGGGCCTACATTGTGGATGGGCTGAGGGCGTACAAGCAGCCAGTACTGGTTTATATCCCCCCCCATGCTGAGCTGAGGGGAGGATCCTGGGTGGTTATCGATCCCACCATCAACCCACGTCACATGGAGATGTACGCTGACAGGAACAGCCG TGGTGGTGTTTTGGAGCCCGAAGGCACAGTGGAGATCAAATTCAGAAGGAAGGACCTGATAAAGACCATGAGAAGAGTGGATCCAGTCTACACAAGCCTGGCTGAAAGACTGG GAACGCCAGAGCTGAGTCCCTCCGATTGTGAAGAGCTGGAGAGCAAGCTGAAGGAGCGTGAGGAGTTTCTCCTGCCAATCTACCACCAGGTGGCCGTGCAGTTTGCGGACCTCCACGACACTCCGGGTCGCATGCAAGAGAAGGGCGTCATAACG